DNA from Gramella sp. MAR_2010_147:
AAATCCACCAGAAACAATGTTTGAAACAGCCTTTGCTGAAGATACCTATAAAGGACTCACGAGCTATCCCAAATACCTCTACTCTAAATACATCTATGACAAGAAGGGTGACAAACTCTTTCAAAAAATCATGGATATGCCAGAGTATTATTTAACTTCAAGCGAATTTGATATCCTCAAACTGAATGCTGATGCGATCACCAATTCATTTAGCAGTGAAGATGGCCTGGATCTAATTGAACTTGGCGCTGGTGACGGGAAAAAGACAAAGATAATTCTTAAAAAACTCATTGCGAAAAATGCCAAATTTGATTATTTACCTATAGACATCAGTCAAAATGTTCTTGACGAATTGAAAGATGCTCTTAGTTATGAAATTCCCGAAGTCAATGTAAAAGTGCAGCAGGGAACCTATTTTAAGACACTCGAAAAACTTTCGGAATATAATACTCGAAAAAAAGTGATCCTTGTTTTAGGAAGTAATATTGGCAACCTATCTCATAAGGAAGCTGTTGATTTTCTCGCTCATATTGCCAAGGCAATGAGCCAGGAGGACATGCTTTTTATGGGTTTTGATCAAAAGAAACATCCCCAGAAGATCCTGGATGCTTATAATGATCCTGCCGGAATTACTGAAGAATTTAATAAGAACTTACTGGTAAGGATTAATACTGAATTAGGCGGCGAATTTAACACTGATAATTTTCTTCACTGGGAAACATACGATCCTGAAACCGGAACGGCAAAGAGTTTTCTGGTTAGTAAAAACCAACAGCAGGTAAATATTAAAAAACTTGGGCTGGAAATTAATTTTGATGCATGGGAAAGCATTCATACCGAAATTTCCCAAAAATATGATGATTCCATCGTAAACTGGCTGGCCGATGAAGCCGGGCTTTTAGTAGAGAAGTCCTTTAGTGATAAGGAAAATTACTATAAAAACTATATCTTTAGAAGAAAGTAACTTCTAATTTATTAGATTATGAAAGCCATCTGGAATGACACAATAATTGCTGAAAGTTCCAATACCAAAATCGTGGAAAACAACCATTATTTTCCCAGAGAGGACATTAAGGAAGAATATTTTGAACCTAGCGATTCTCATACACGCTGCCCCTGGAAAGGCAAGGCGTCATATTTTCACATAAAGGTTAACAAAGAAATTAATAAGGATGCAGCATGGTATTACCCTGAGG
Protein-coding regions in this window:
- a CDS encoding L-histidine N(alpha)-methyltransferase, with the protein product MKNPPETMFETAFAEDTYKGLTSYPKYLYSKYIYDKKGDKLFQKIMDMPEYYLTSSEFDILKLNADAITNSFSSEDGLDLIELGAGDGKKTKIILKKLIAKNAKFDYLPIDISQNVLDELKDALSYEIPEVNVKVQQGTYFKTLEKLSEYNTRKKVILVLGSNIGNLSHKEAVDFLAHIAKAMSQEDMLFMGFDQKKHPQKILDAYNDPAGITEEFNKNLLVRINTELGGEFNTDNFLHWETYDPETGTAKSFLVSKNQQQVNIKKLGLEINFDAWESIHTEISQKYDDSIVNWLADEAGLLVEKSFSDKENYYKNYIFRRK
- a CDS encoding DUF427 domain-containing protein; this translates as MKAIWNDTIIAESSNTKIVENNHYFPREDIKEEYFEPSDSHTRCPWKGKASYFHIKVNKEINKDAAWYYPEASHAAKPIENHVAFWNGVKVVED